A part of Bacteroidales bacterium genomic DNA contains:
- a CDS encoding methyltransferase domain-containing protein: protein MKHEDNPKSIKYYVKRFLLNNQGRFQGKRIVDFPAGNGVTSRLLKEIGAEPLAFDLFPEYFDVENMECERANVKKGIPLEDKSAEGFICQEGIEHFSDQFEALKEFNRVLKERGMLLITTPNYSSIRARLSYLLGESERSGSKMPPNELDSIWMSQQEITSEIYFGHLFLIGIQKLRVLAKLAGFKVKKVYVTHIKPSSLVFFPLFYPFILFSNWLAYQKNMRKNRDYDRAAKKAVYGEMLKLAISPKILLSRNLMVEFVKEQDHQEVSRNLKSRHKEFGIT, encoded by the coding sequence ATGAAGCATGAAGACAACCCCAAAAGCATCAAATATTATGTAAAGCGGTTCTTGCTGAATAACCAGGGACGTTTTCAGGGCAAAAGAATTGTGGATTTTCCTGCCGGCAACGGGGTCACTTCAAGGCTGCTGAAAGAGATCGGGGCCGAACCCCTGGCTTTTGATTTATTTCCGGAATATTTTGATGTGGAAAACATGGAATGTGAAAGGGCAAACGTCAAAAAGGGAATACCCCTGGAAGACAAATCTGCAGAGGGTTTTATCTGCCAGGAAGGGATTGAGCATTTCAGCGATCAGTTTGAAGCTTTGAAGGAATTCAACCGCGTATTAAAAGAGCGGGGGATGTTGCTCATCACCACGCCGAATTATTCCAGCATACGTGCTAGACTAAGCTATTTGCTGGGGGAAAGCGAGCGCTCGGGTTCAAAAATGCCGCCCAATGAACTGGATAGCATTTGGATGTCACAACAGGAGATAACCAGCGAGATTTATTTTGGTCATCTGTTTCTCATAGGCATTCAGAAGCTGCGGGTACTTGCCAAACTGGCTGGCTTTAAGGTAAAAAAAGTATATGTTACTCATATTAAACCTTCCTCCTTGGTTTTCTTCCCCTTGTTTTACCCTTTTATCCTGTTTTCAAACTGGTTGGCTTACCAAAAAAATATGAGGAAAAACCGGGATTATGATCGTGCTGCCAAAAAAGCAGTTTATGGGGAGATGCTTAAACTGGCCATCAGTCCGAAGATTCTGCTTTCAAGAAACCTGATGGTGGAATTTGTCAAAGAACAGGACCATCAGGAAGTAAGCAGGAATTTAAAAAGCAGGCATAAGGAATTTGGAATTACCTAA